DNA sequence from the Dehalococcoidia bacterium genome:
TCGTCGCCGCGGGCAACGGCGAACCGGCGATAGCGCTCGCAGCGGCGTTCGAGCTGCGCGATCCGCCGTTCGAGCTGGGCGACGCGTTCGCCGCATGGCGCCCGGTCTGGCGCCGCCCCAGGCGGGCGCGGCGTGCCGGCGATTTTGGCGGCGATGCGGTCATACTCACCCGGCCGGTCGGCGTACTTATTCCAGTCAAACGCGCCGTCGCGTTCGCGCAGTGCTGCGGTGACCGTGCGGCGCGTGGCACCGGCGGCATGCAGCACCGCCGCGATCTTATACAACGTCTCGGAGCGATCGATCGCACCGTCGGGTTTCATCACGGGGCGCTGACCGCGCCAGGTTTCGAGGTCGCGGCCCGCCAGGACAACCGGCGGCTCGTCGGCGTCATCGACGAGCGGTTCGCCCGCGGTCGCGGCTGCGGGCGCCGGCGGCAACACGCGGTCCAGCTCGTCGGGGTCCACGGCGCGGTCATCGTCCAGGGCGACGAGCCGCACCGGATGGCGGGTCGCCGTTTTGCCGTGCAGCGTGTCGGGCCAGCGCAGCACCTGGCTGAGGTCCCAGCCGCCCGTATCGGCGCCCATCGCGTACGCCAGGCGTCGGTTCAGATCGGCAGCCGCCGCGGGCGCGATGGCGCGGGTGAGCCGCCAGAAATGGTAATGTCGGCCGGGGCTGGACTGCACGATCGCCGTTGGCGCCGGCAGCCAGGCGGGCGGCTGCGCGCCGTCGCTGTCGGTCCAGAGCGCGTGCACCTGGGCCGCGTTCGCGGCGATGCGCCGTTTGCCGGTGAGGAGATGTGCGCAGGCGTACGCCTCGCGCCCGGCGCGGGCCTCGGCCGCCAGCCAGTCGGCGGCGAACCCGGCGGCCTGCGGGTACGTGGCGCGCTGTGTGTCGCGGATATCCGTGAGTCGCCTCGTGGCGTGGTCCCACACGCCGCTGAACAGGGCGATCGTGCCGCCGCCCGGCACGCCGCGGAACACATGGTCGAACAGCCGTTCGGCGTCAGCCACGGTGCACCGCCGGCGGCACGTCGCGGAGATCAACCCAGGGCTCGGCGCCCCACGGCGCACACGTCGCACACGTGCAGCGCCCCGGCGCGGGCGGCGCGGTCAGGTCGGCGGCGATGATCCGCGCCAGCCCCGCCGCGGCGGCGGCCAGGCGTTGCGCCCGGAGCGCGTCGGCGGCCAGGGCGCCGGAGCCGCGCCGGCGCGCCGCATCGGCCAGCGTCTGCGCGGCCCGCGACAGGCGCTCCGCCGCGCGGACGAGATCATCTGCTATACTGGAATCGGCGTTCCGGTTGCGCTGCTCAGCAGCGCCATTTACGTTATTCGCGGACATAATCGGCGGACTCCGGTTTTTGTCCATCGCCCTCGGTGGTGTTGGTCGCACCGCCGGGGGCACTCGTTTGATCGGGAATCGGCGCGAGCAGGCGGTCCCACACCGCCCGCCAGGCGGCCGCCTGGCGGGCGGACGCGGGCGGGTTAGCGGTCGGCATCGCGCACCGCCTCATCCGTGGGTTTGTCCGTGCCCAGCGCACGGCGGATCAGGTACGCGGCCTGTTGTTCGGGTTCACGCACATCGCGTGCGGCCGTTTCGGCTAGCCGGCGGTACGCCGCGCCGTCGAGCGCCACCACCATCCGTTTCAGTGCTGGCATGGAATTACCTCCTCCTCACCAGTGTGAGCAGGAGGTAATTCCATATGGTCCCACAACCAATTATGGAATGGCCGGTTTACGTAATCGTGCGCGCCCACCGTCTCATCCAGCGGTGGAGCGTGCTGGTCGGCAGCCCGAGCATCGCCGCAACCTGAGCCCATGTGCGGCCCGGCTTGAGTTTTCCGGCGCGTTTAACGTAGGTGCGCTGATCCAGGTCGGTATACCTACTTTGCCTCCCACCACGGTTCTTAGGCGTGCTGGTCGCTGCTGGCGCTGCCCGTTCCTGGGCGATGCGGCGCTTTTCCGCGGCGATGCACGTCGGGCAGAGCAGCCGCTGAAGTTTTGCGGGGTCACGCTGTCGCCACGCGTCCTGCGGGATGTTGCGCGAGCCCCTGAAGACGGCGCTTGAAGGCGGATCGCGATGGGCTTCCAGCCGGCGGTCGCAGATCCACCCCACGGGCAGCCGCTGGGGATCGGGTGCGGGGCCTGGCGCCCGGTCCGATGCCACAAAGGCGCGGAGCCAGTCGCGATCGGCCTGGCTCAGGCGCGCCGTCTCTTGCAGCGCCTGCTGGTCCTTCGGTACCGTGTCCATGCGGGCCGCTCCATCTCAGCGTGTTCGCCCTGCCGCCCGGCTGTGCAACCAGCGCGGGCGGCTTCTCATTCGGCGCACCGGTGCGCGCCCCTGCGCCATTATACCGTCGCGGCGAGGGTGAAGCCGGTGGAGGTCCAGCGCAGTCGCGGCGCATGTGCGATTGGACTGGACATCTCTCAGCCGGTGCCGCATATGCGCGAGTACCTGACCGTGCTCAACGGCCTGCTGGCGGGCGAGCAACTCCGCTTCCGCGGCGAGCTGTACCGCGTGGCCGCGCAGCTCAGTGTGCCCGGCGTGCAGAAGCCGCCCGTGATCGTGGCGGCGCTGGGTCCGGCAATGCTGCGCCTCTGCGGCCGCCTGGCCGACGGCACGATCACCTGGATGGGCGGCGTACCCTTCCTGCGCGACGTGGCCGTGCCGCGCATCTCCGCCGCGGCCGCCGCCGCCGGGCGGCCCGCGCCGCGTATCGTGGCGATGGCGCCCGTCTGCGTCACCGACGACCCCGCTGGCGCCCGTGCCGCCGCGAACGAGGCCTTCGCCATCTACGGCCAGTTGCCTTCCTACCGCGCCACGCTGGATCGCGGCGGCGCCGCCGGACCCGGCGACGTGGCGATCGTGGGCGACGAGGCGGCCGTGGCCGCGCAGATCCGCGAGTACGCCGCCGCCGGTGTCACCGACTTCGCCGGCGCCGCCTTCCCCGCGCCCGGCGCCAGCCTGCAGCGCACCGCCGAAACGCTTTCAGGCCTCGCCCGCGGCTAGCACGAACCCGGCGGCATACAGCAGACCGGAGGCCTCGCTCGCCCATGCCGGGCGCCGCCGTCGCGCGGTCGATATACGTCGGGTGAAGGGGAGCGCGGCGGAGGAGTGACGGCCCGAGCGCGACTACAGACGCGCGATCATTTGCTCCATCTCGTGCTGGCCCGCGGTCATCACCACCTGGTCGTGCAGGCGACCCTCCAGATCGCGCGCGAAGTTGCGATAGTGGCCTTCCTGCGTGAAGCCGATGCTGGAGAAGAGGTTGCGGGCGCCGCGCTGCTCCGCGGTCATCTCCGCCACCACGCGCTCGATGCCGGCCTGCAGCGCGATCGCGCACACCTCGCCCAGCAGCAGCTTCGCCAGCCCACGCCCGCGCTGCTGAGGATGCACGATCACGCGGATGTTGCCGACATGGCGCGTCCAGGGCACGTTGTTGCGGTGCAGGCTGGCCTCGCCCAGCACCTCGAACTCGGCCACCGCCAGCACCGTAATCATTTCGCCCGAGGCGATCTCCAGCGCCCAGGCGTCGATCTCGGCGCCGCTGGTCACGTCGCGGCGCAGAAAGAGCAGGTCACGCGGACTCTCCTCCGCCAGCTCCTGGAAGAAGCTGTGCAGCGCCGTGGCGTCGGCGGGCGACATCAGGCGCAAGGTCACGTCCTCGCCGTTCACCTCTTCCACGCGCGGCAGCCGCTCGCCTTTGACGGGTGGATACGTGGTTGGCAGCATCGCCATCACCCCCGCTTGCCGCCGGTCCGAATGCGGGCATTCTACCGCGGCAGCGGGGCGGATGCCATGCGGGCGCGAACGGCCGAAGCTGAGCAGGTCGGGGCACGAGCAGCGACGGCGCCGTACGGTAGACTGGGCGCAGACGGCAGCGCCGCGCACCGCGCGGGCATGTCCGGGCAACAGGAGGGCGGCTATGGCGGCAGGGCGCACGCGCGAGGTTGTGGCCGCGCCGGAGCTGGTCGGCGCCGGCGGCTGGATCAACACCGCCGAGCCGCTCAGCCTGGCGGCGCTGCGCGGCAAGGTCGTGCTGCTCGACTTCTGGACCTTCTGCTGCATTAACTGCCTGCACATCATCGAGGAGCTGCGCCCGCTCGAAGCGGCCTTCCCCCGCGATCTCGTCGTGATCGGCGTGCACTCGCCCAAATTCCCGGAGGAGCACGACCACGAGGCCGTGGTGCGCGCCGTGGCCCGCCACCGCATCACCCACCCCGTGCTCGACGACCCGGACATGATCACCTGGCAGCGCTACGGCGTGCGCGCCTGGCCGACGCTCTTCCTGATCGACACCAACGGCCACGTGCGCGGCGGCCTCTCCGGCGAAGGGCACGGCGACCAGTTGCGCCAGGCGATCGCGGCGCTGGTCGAGGAGGGCCGGCGCACGGGCACGCTCGCGCCGGAGAAGACGGTGCGCCTCGCCGGCACGGCCGCGGCCCGCGGCAAGCCGCGCGGCACGGGCATGCTGGCCTTTCCCGGCAAGGTCGCCAGCGATGGCGGCAGCCGGCTCGCGATCGCCGACACCGACCACGATCGCGTGCTCGTCGTCTCGCTGGCCGGCGCGATCGAGCGCGAGTTCGGCGGCCTGCGCGAACCGCAGGGGCTGTACTTCGATGCGACAGATGGCGAACGCCTC
Encoded proteins:
- a CDS encoding DNA-primase RepB domain-containing protein, with translation MADAERLFDHVFRGVPGGGTIALFSGVWDHATRRLTDIRDTQRATYPQAAGFAADWLAAEARAGREAYACAHLLTGKRRIAANAAQVHALWTDSDGAQPPAWLPAPTAIVQSSPGRHYHFWRLTRAIAPAAAADLNRRLAYAMGADTGGWDLSQVLRWPDTLHGKTATRHPVRLVALDDDRAVDPDELDRVLPPAPAAATAGEPLVDDADEPPVVLAGRDLETWRGQRPVMKPDGAIDRSETLYKIAAVLHAAGATRRTVTAALRERDGAFDWNKYADRPGEYDRIAAKIAGTPRPPGAAPDRAPCGERVAQLERRIAQLERRCERYRRFAVARGD
- a CDS encoding LLM class flavin-dependent oxidoreductase, whose amino-acid sequence is MEVQRSRGACAIGLDISQPVPHMREYLTVLNGLLAGEQLRFRGELYRVAAQLSVPGVQKPPVIVAALGPAMLRLCGRLADGTITWMGGVPFLRDVAVPRISAAAAAAGRPAPRIVAMAPVCVTDDPAGARAAANEAFAIYGQLPSYRATLDRGGAAGPGDVAIVGDEAAVAAQIREYAAAGVTDFAGAAFPAPGASLQRTAETLSGLARG
- a CDS encoding GNAT family protein, producing MLPTTYPPVKGERLPRVEEVNGEDVTLRLMSPADATALHSFFQELAEESPRDLLFLRRDVTSGAEIDAWALEIASGEMITVLAVAEFEVLGEASLHRNNVPWTRHVGNIRVIVHPQQRGRGLAKLLLGEVCAIALQAGIERVVAEMTAEQRGARNLFSSIGFTQEGHYRNFARDLEGRLHDQVVMTAGQHEMEQMIARL